Genomic window (Candidatus Neomarinimicrobiota bacterium):
CAATCGTATCGGACAGGCATATATTTTCAGCGGTCCACGGGGGACCGGAAAAACATCCACGGCCCGTTTGTTTGCCAAGGCGGTGAATTGTCAGAATCCCCAGGGACATAATCCCTGCAATGATTGTGTAAATTGCCGGGAAATCACAGATGGTCGTTCCATGGATGTACTGGAAATTGATGGTGCATCAAACCGGGGGATTGAAGATATTAAATCCATTCGGGAAATGGTGAAATATCCTCCTACACGGGGAAAATTCAGGATTTATATCATTGATGAATTCCATCAGATTACCAGAGACGGCTTCAATGCTTTGCTGAAAACACTGGAAGAACCGCCGCCACATGTCATTTTCATCTTTGCTACAACCGAACTGAATAAAGTGCCGCCCACCATTTTAAGTCGCTGTCAGCGGTTTGAATTCAGACGGATTCCGTCGGAAGATATTATTGACAGGCTCAAAGAAATATGTGACAGTGAGAAAATTACCATCGATGAGGAGTCCCTCCACCTGATCACGAAAAAGGGGGACGGGAGTATGCGGGACAGTCAGAGCATTCTGGAACAGGCTGTTGCTTTTTCAACGGATAACCAGATAAGCTATGACAAAATTGTGGATCTTTTGGGAATTGTCCACGATGAAGTTTTTATCGCTCTTACTAAAGCAGTTCTGAATAAAGATGTGAATGCCATACTTGACCAGATACGGGATGTTTCCAACGGTGGACATGATTTGCCTGAGTTCATCCGGAACTTTTCTGCCTTTATACGGGATCTGTATATTGTTAAAGTGACGGGGTCAGCAGAAAAAATTGAAACAACGGATACCATGAAACAGGTAATGAAAAAACTGGCGGATACAAGCAATGAACATGAATTGATTCAAATGCTTTCGCTTATCCATAACCTTCTTCCCCAATTAAGCAACTCTTCAAATGTCCGGCTTTTAATTGAGTCCTTGCTGCTTAAAATGACCCGCATGGATGATCTGGTGGATTTGAACAAGATTCTTGAAAAATTGCCCCGGCAAGCCGTTGCACGCCCGCAACCCCGAACCCGTCCATCTTCGGCTCAATCTGAACATTCGGGGAATCATGTTCCTGTAACCGCCTCACGAAACCCTGAATCGACAAAAAAGGGCGAAGGGAAAATCCTGCAGGACCTGAATCAGGGAAGCTGGGACAAGTTTTTAAAAGAGGTGAAAAAGGAGAGTCCCAGAATATCATCCTTGCTGTCGGCCGTGACGGTGACATCCATTGATGAACACTCTGTCAAGGCTGAGTGCGGTGAATCATTCACATTTCAGCAAATTGAACGAAACAAAGAGAACATACAAGAACTATTGGATGGTTTTTTCAAAGAAAAAATCAAACTACGCGTCACTTTAAATAAAAAGACAGAACATAAAACAAAAGATAAACCCCTGGAAAAAGGTGTCCACAATGTTTTAAATGTTTTTGAAGGGGATATTGTCCAATAAAGTGCAAAAGGAGAGATGATGCTTCCAAAAGGCGGATTACAGGAAATCATGAAACAGGCCCAGAAACTTCAGAAGCAAATGGAACAGGCCAAAGAAGAACTGGAACATGAAACCGTGGAAGCCACGGCCGGTGGCGGTATGGTTACCGTTGTGGTGACCGGAAAAAAAACGGTAAAATCCATAAAAATTGCCCCGGAAGTTACGACTGAAGATATAGAAATGCTGGAAGATTTGATTATGGCTGCTGTCAATCAGGGTCTTAAAAAGGCAGACGAACTGGCACAGGAGAGATTGGGGTCACTCACGGGCGGATTAGGGAAAATACCGGGATTCGGGCTGTAATGACATCCATTCCAAAAGTGATACAGGAACTCACGGACCTTTTATCTGCTTTGCCGGGAATCGGTAAGAAAAGTGCTCAGCGCATCTGTTTCTATTTGATGGACCGGCCCCGTGAAGAGATAGTACGGTATGCTAAAGGACTCATTGACCTGAAAGATAAAATAACCCATTGCCCCATTTGTCATTTTATAACAGAAGAAACTCCCTGTGTTATCTGCCGGGATCCCAAACGGGATAAATCTGTTCTGTGTGTTGTAGAAGATAGCCTGGATGTTATTTCCATAGAAAAAACTGCTGCCTTTCATGGCAAATATCATGTCCTGGGAGGATTAATCAGTCCCCTGGACGGTATCGGTCCTGAAGATCTCTCCATTGATCAACTTGTGGAACGCCTGGATGACGTGGAAGAAATTATCCTGGCCGTCAATCCTTCTGTAGAGGGTGATACAACGGCCTATTACCTCCAAAAAATTATCAGCCGCCATCAGAATATCCGGATGACATCCCTTGCCCGGGGAATTCCCGTGGGCGGTGATCTGGAATTTACCGATGAAGCAACCCTGACCAAAGCCCTTGAAGGCAGGTCTGAAATGAATGGAAGGCATCATGATCAGTAAACGATTTGTTCCTAATATTCTCACTGTATTTCGTGTGCTCATTACACCGGCATGCCTTTATTTTATTCTCAGTACGGGTCCCTATTACAGCCTGTATGCCATGATTCTATTTTTGATTGCATCTATTACTGATGCCATAGATGGATGGTATGCCCGGAAATATGATGTAACAACCGAGTTTGGGAAATTTCTTGACCCTTTGGCCGACAAGATTCTGGTAATGACCATGTTTGTAGCTTTCGGACTCAAAGGCCTGGCCCCGTGGTGGATGATTTTCATTGTTCTCTTCCGCGATATCTTTGTCACACTTCTCCGCAGTGTGATGATCCGGCGTGGACAAAGTATGCATACCAGTAAATTTGCCAAAACCAAAACCGGCATCCAGATGTTTATGATCTATTTCATCCTGATTTTCCTTGCTGTAAAAAATATACAGGCTCTCGATACGTTCTATGCTTTTCTGGACAGACTCTTGATCGATCATCACCTGCTATGGGTTTTTATGTTGCTTACATCCATGATAACATTGTACAGTGGAATTTTATATCTCTTTGAGAATAAACATGTCTTTACAAAAAAATCCTGAAAAGTCCTTATTTTGGTATATCCTGGGTTCTTTTTTTTATATAGGATATTTCCCATGGTTTCCGGGAACCATGGCATCCTTTATCACGGCTGTGCTTATAAAACTTCTCTACCCTTTTGAAGCAGCGCCGGTTCTGGAAATATTCATGATTTTGTTTTTCTTTTTCTTAGGAGTTAAAGCCAGTCGTCATATTGAAAAAGGAACAGGAAGGGAAGATCCGGGCTTCATTGTCATCGATGAAGTGGTGGGCATGATGCTCACGGTTTTTCTTCTCCCCAAAAGTTTTTCCGCTGTTTTTGGTGGAATGGTCCTGTTCCGGATTTTTGATATCTGGAAACCATGGGTTATAAACCGTGTTCAAAAAGTACCGGATGGCTGGGGCGTTATGCTGGATGACCTGCTGGCCGGATTGGCTGCCTGGATTCTGAATGCCGCTTATTTTTATTTTGTACCATGAAATCCATTGCTGAAATCATAACAATTGGTGACGAAATTCTTGCCGGTACCACCTTAGATACCAATGCGCACTGGCTGACCGGTGAATTGGTTGCACTGAATATTTCGGTTTTGAGAAGACATACGATTTCCGATAAAAAGGAAGAAATCCTGCATGTGCTTCAAACCCTTTCTGACGAAACAGGTATTGTGCTCATAACAGGGGGATTGGGACCAACCCGGGATGATATCACAAAAAAAACTGTCACAGAGTACTTTGGCGGAAAACTAATCTTTTCGAAATCTCTTTTTCAGGAGATTCAGGAAAAACTCCGGCACAGAAACCGGGTCATTCCCGAAAGTAACCGGGAACAGGCCCTGATTCCCGACAATGCCAGAATTTTTCCAAATCCCATGGGGACGGCTGCCGGTTTGTGTTTTGAGGATAAAGGTAAACTCATTTATCTGATGCCGGGGGTTCCTGAAGAGATGAAAAGTATCTTCAGGGAATCGATACGCTCCGAATTGACAAAAATATCCGGCGAAAAAATCCGGGTTTATATCTATAAAACCACCGGAATTATGGAATCGGAAATTGTTGATAGGATTGACGAAGGATTGCAAGATTTCCCCACAGTGAAAGTAGGATATTATCCATCCGTTTATGGTGTCAATTTAAAAATGACGGTGAAAGAAAACGAGGCCGGGGCAGTGGAATCCCGTTTAAGAGATTTTTTATACTCCCGGTTAGGCGATTACATTTATGCTGAGGGGGATAGGGATATCACGGAAATAATCGCTGAAAAGCTGATAGCCCGGGGATGGACCCTTTCTGTCGCCGAATCATGTACCGGAGGCCTTATAAGTCACCGTATAACGGAAGTTCCGGGGATTTCACAGGTTTTTACTGAAGGGCTGGTTACATACAGTAATGAAGCCAAGATGCGTCTTCTGGGTGTTTCTGCCGATACGTTGAAAGAATTTGGTGCCGTAAGTAAAGAGACGGTGATTGAAATGGCCCGTGGTATCCGTCAGAGATCGGGTACGGATACCGCCGTGAGTGTAAGCGGTATTGCCGGACCGGCAGGAGGGACTCGGGAAAAGCCAGTCGGTACCGTATGGATCTGTGCCTTGACACCGGAAAAAGAAGAAACGTACAGGCTCATTTTTAATAAAGGGCGGCACTTGAATAAACTTTTTGCATCTCAGGCTGCCCTGAATCTTCTGAGGATGTTGCTGCCATGAATGAGATTCCCCAAATCCGGTCGTTTTTTGCCCTTTCCTGCGGTGAAGATCTTTCCCGGAGACTGGCAGATGATTTCAGCTTTCTGGAAGCCTGTCCCGGTATAAAACCCACCCTGTCTCATGAATATCATATAACATTAAAATTCCTGGGAAAAACGCCGGTGGATTTATTGGAAAAAACAGAAGAAAATCTTCATCAGAGTATTGGACAAATCCCGTCTTTCTCCCTTATATTAAACACGACAGGGGTATTTCCACGAGGGAACCATCCAAGAATTTTATGGATAGGTAACCGACACATTCCCCTACCGTTGCGACAGATAGTTCTACAGCTGAATTTGCTTTTCAAAGCGTATGGATATGCCCGGG
Coding sequences:
- the dnaX gene encoding DNA polymerase III subunit gamma/tau, with amino-acid sequence MSYQVISRKWRPQTFEEVIGQTHVTETLVNAIKSNRIGQAYIFSGPRGTGKTSTARLFAKAVNCQNPQGHNPCNDCVNCREITDGRSMDVLEIDGASNRGIEDIKSIREMVKYPPTRGKFRIYIIDEFHQITRDGFNALLKTLEEPPPHVIFIFATTELNKVPPTILSRCQRFEFRRIPSEDIIDRLKEICDSEKITIDEESLHLITKKGDGSMRDSQSILEQAVAFSTDNQISYDKIVDLLGIVHDEVFIALTKAVLNKDVNAILDQIRDVSNGGHDLPEFIRNFSAFIRDLYIVKVTGSAEKIETTDTMKQVMKKLADTSNEHELIQMLSLIHNLLPQLSNSSNVRLLIESLLLKMTRMDDLVDLNKILEKLPRQAVARPQPRTRPSSAQSEHSGNHVPVTASRNPESTKKGEGKILQDLNQGSWDKFLKEVKKESPRISSLLSAVTVTSIDEHSVKAECGESFTFQQIERNKENIQELLDGFFKEKIKLRVTLNKKTEHKTKDKPLEKGVHNVLNVFEGDIVQ
- the thpR gene encoding RNA 2',3'-cyclic phosphodiesterase, with translation MNEIPQIRSFFALSCGEDLSRRLADDFSFLEACPGIKPTLSHEYHITLKFLGKTPVDLLEKTEENLHQSIGQIPSFSLILNTTGVFPRGNHPRILWIGNRHIPLPLRQIVLQLNLLFKAYGYAREERRFKPHVTLARVKGKATEECIERFIHLKCKDMILQAKDIVWYESQLSSAGPEYIERMRIPLNMEKGR
- a CDS encoding phosphatidylglycerophosphatase A, which encodes MSLQKNPEKSLFWYILGSFFYIGYFPWFPGTMASFITAVLIKLLYPFEAAPVLEIFMILFFFFLGVKASRHIEKGTGREDPGFIVIDEVVGMMLTVFLLPKSFSAVFGGMVLFRIFDIWKPWVINRVQKVPDGWGVMLDDLLAGLAAWILNAAYFYFVP
- the recR gene encoding recombination protein RecR, with translation MTSIPKVIQELTDLLSALPGIGKKSAQRICFYLMDRPREEIVRYAKGLIDLKDKITHCPICHFITEETPCVICRDPKRDKSVLCVVEDSLDVISIEKTAAFHGKYHVLGGLISPLDGIGPEDLSIDQLVERLDDVEEIILAVNPSVEGDTTAYYLQKIISRHQNIRMTSLARGIPVGGDLEFTDEATLTKALEGRSEMNGRHHDQ
- the pgsA gene encoding CDP-diacylglycerol--glycerol-3-phosphate 3-phosphatidyltransferase, which produces MISKRFVPNILTVFRVLITPACLYFILSTGPYYSLYAMILFLIASITDAIDGWYARKYDVTTEFGKFLDPLADKILVMTMFVAFGLKGLAPWWMIFIVLFRDIFVTLLRSVMIRRGQSMHTSKFAKTKTGIQMFMIYFILIFLAVKNIQALDTFYAFLDRLLIDHHLLWVFMLLTSMITLYSGILYLFENKHVFTKKS
- a CDS encoding competence/damage-inducible protein A — protein: MKSIAEIITIGDEILAGTTLDTNAHWLTGELVALNISVLRRHTISDKKEEILHVLQTLSDETGIVLITGGLGPTRDDITKKTVTEYFGGKLIFSKSLFQEIQEKLRHRNRVIPESNREQALIPDNARIFPNPMGTAAGLCFEDKGKLIYLMPGVPEEMKSIFRESIRSELTKISGEKIRVYIYKTTGIMESEIVDRIDEGLQDFPTVKVGYYPSVYGVNLKMTVKENEAGAVESRLRDFLYSRLGDYIYAEGDRDITEIIAEKLIARGWTLSVAESCTGGLISHRITEVPGISQVFTEGLVTYSNEAKMRLLGVSADTLKEFGAVSKETVIEMARGIRQRSGTDTAVSVSGIAGPAGGTREKPVGTVWICALTPEKEETYRLIFNKGRHLNKLFASQAALNLLRMLLP
- a CDS encoding YbaB/EbfC family nucleoid-associated protein, which produces MMLPKGGLQEIMKQAQKLQKQMEQAKEELEHETVEATAGGGMVTVVVTGKKTVKSIKIAPEVTTEDIEMLEDLIMAAVNQGLKKADELAQERLGSLTGGLGKIPGFGL